Proteins co-encoded in one Salarias fasciatus chromosome 4, fSalaFa1.1, whole genome shotgun sequence genomic window:
- the arhgap23a gene encoding rho GTPase-activating protein 23 isoform X4, whose protein sequence is MALIITLNTRGAAPLGRAHTDTSVSVLQAKGRRDGLSSASDNPRPPMATRPGREGVGMGWKGPRTLVLHKNSQGFGFTLRHFIVYPPESALHTNLKDEENGNGKGCEKGRLEPMDTIFVKNVRDKGPAHQAGLCTGDRLVKVNGESVLGKTYSQVIALIQNSESVLELSIMPKDEDVLQLVSAYSQDAYLTGNEPYAGGAENLPPPPPLCYPRAKTTPLVGSPLSAPMGQNQLDNWSRWPGSSSPSSPLDNRSAVGSPASWQEGRAGEPGGVGHSSPAHRTEEIQYGMTSQQPQGQTRGRSYSSSSSSGGPLSSPLQVHYPNHHGGSSSQAPPRKSGPAWTSPPLPQVGHGRSERCQQALSDWYYSQQPERPGRSMQTRHRSYSQDRLIDSRRQQQRSGAWPHSASQDTLLLLQQSGPGPQGEPYWSYGDWEGGPGRGQQVSSYTRTRSENLLAQYDRHGRSLETLDRAAAGLVSPRFERPSWHQQASQPPPRTDVYPRPGGHFSAAQAAPPPPLRHSQPHSKHHAQAPPQPQQAAPQSRRLPAGQSVDDQPVGYRSYSPSFYRKTGRIMQQAHSFRDPSYSGPHLNWNPEGTAAPVAASAASPLASESPDRAYRPTNHERERVEAAEAAQTQEVVMRQKPPTGRRNAHGVRNPHYALAMDGLEPSLFSPDPKDSASSTPGSAGDAAPRKPNGSLAPLPIEDDSLASIPFIDEPTSPGADLRARHVPASSVVSSGMTSAPAVATSPASPTFTFPLTRLFSHDCSSIKSSRRSSYLLAITAERSKSCDEGLNTFREEGRILRLPKRVKSFFTDGSLDNLGTAEEVRSKRHSTSELGNITYSDVRREGWLHFKQILTEKGKKVGSGMRPWKRVFSVLRSHSLFLYKDKREAVLRGATIGGSAEDEQPISIRGCLVDIAYSETKRKHALRLTTQDFCEYLLQAEDREDMLDWIKVIRENSKTDSEELGFSRQALINKKLNDYRKQSPTAGKPDSSPRMPRMKPPFLLNKTENAAGAPRSPKPEGKEESSPPKSPWGINIMKKTKKAGPKAFGVRLEECQPGANNKFIPMIVEICCGLVEEMGLEYTGIYRVPGNNALVSLLQEQLNKGVDINPAEEKWQDLNVVSSLLKSFFRKLPEPLFTNDKYNDFIDANRMENASERLKTMKKLIRDLPDHYYHTLKFLVCHLKTVADNSDKNKMEPRNLALVFGPTLVRTSEDNMKDMVTHMPDRYKIVETLIQHCDWFFTEESDKDEKTPVDTEDVQPVPNIDHLLSNIGRTALLGEASDSTNSDSAKSKGSWGSKKDLTAKDFLTLSIMSAVTGRKRRKRHNARRVGSSTDDDSEHEPGKAGRLGAEEEEEEEEEEEEAESPVGDTAPRAEGEEDEEDEEEEEEEDEDEEVVEGGTKEEVEEEAAPAAAAGPPRRKEEEEAGGRPAAVLLSEEEGPAEGKGPRWRAPDDARSIVSGYSTLSTLGRSLGSEGRGDDADDEHSELVSETDNESGFASRSLTQERPDKTPASAPPPAAGAPPPRSFLYTHCKPPAVTPAGPPAPPAALTVTPDGGEGGARSATPSSSSFSSSSASQRLHSRPSFNSHKLIQCDTLARKKAKARSLDLLELSGAGPGEGGASPGQEPAPRGRRDASRTNPSSGSSQESLRPARPRAAPPPSEAASFAPAGPAGGRSLAEQVRARLLGSADDLRSVGLRKPLSPETRRKRRAWRRHTVVASPTEASEKRPPLAVTEFPLSPVAAGQGKAGPDHGPAGRQVPPSRFHQYL, encoded by the exons ACTTCATCGTTTACCCTCCAGAGTCCGCCCTGCACACCAACCTCAAG GATGAGGAGAACGGGAACGGGAAGG GGTGTGAGAAAGGTCGCCTGGAGCCGATGGACACCATATTTGTGAAGAATGTCAGGGACAAAGGTCCGGCCCACCAGGCGGGCCTGTGCACAG GGGACCGGCTGGTGAAGGTGAACGGGGAGAGCGTTCTGGGGAAGACGTACTCGCAGGTGATCGCCCTCATTCAGAACAG TGAGAGTGTGCTGGAGCTCTCCATTATGCCAAAAGACGAAGACGTGCTTCAGTTGGTAAGT GCGTACTCCCAGGATGCCTACCTGACGGGGAACGAGCCCTACGCCGGGGGAGCGGAGAacctcccgccgccgcctcccttATGTTACCCCCGCGCCAAGACCACGCCCCTGGTCGGATCCCCCCTGTCGGCGCCCATGGGCCAGAACCAGCTGGATAACTGGAGTCGCTGGCCAGGCTCTTCCAGCCCCTCGTCACCTCTGGACAACCGCTCCGCCGTGGGCAGCCCCGCCAGCTGGCAGGAGGGGCGAGCGGGCGAGCCCGGCGGCGTGGGCCACAGCAGTCCGGCCCACCGCACGGAGGAGATCCAGTACGGCATGACCAGCCAGCAGCCTCAGGGCCAGACCAGGGGGCGCTCctactcttcctcctcgtcctcgggaGGCCCTCTGTCCAGCCCGCTGCAGGTCCACTACCCCAACCACCATGGCGGCAGCTCCTCGCAGGCTCCGCCGCGCAAGTCGGGCCCGGCGTGGACCAGCCCGCCGCTCCCTCAGGTGGGCCACGGCCGCAGCGAGCGCTGCCAGCAGGCCCTCTCCGACTGGTACTACAGCCAGCAGCCCGAGCGCCCGGGCCGCAGCATGCAGACCCGGCACCGCAGCTACTCCCAGGACCGCCTCATCGACTcccgccgccagcagcagcggtCGGGCGCCTGGCCGCACAGCGCCTCCCAGgacaccctgctgctgctgcagcagtccgGGCCCGGTCCGCAGGGGGAGCCCTACTGGTCCTACGGAGACTGGGAGGGGGGCCCGGGCAGGGGCCAGCAGGTCTCCAGCTACACACGGACGCGCTCGGAGAACCTCCTGGCCCAGTACGACCGCCACGGCCGCTCGCTGGAGACGTTGGACCGGGCGGCAGCTGGCCTGGTCTCGCCTCGGTTCGAGAGGCCGTCGTGGCACCAGCAGGCCTCCCAGCCTCCCCCGAGGACAGACGTCTACCCTCGGCCGGGGGGCCACTTCAGCGCGGCGCaggccgcgccgccgccgccgctccggcacTCCCAGccccactccaaacaccacgCCCAGGCCCCCCCGCAGCCCCAGCAGGCGGCGCCGCAGAGCCGGCGGCTTCCCGCGGGGCAGAGCGTGGACGACCAGCCGGTGGGCTACCGCAGCTACAGCCCCTCGTTCTACCGCAAGACGGGCCGCATCATGCAGCAGGCTCACTCCTTCAGGGACCCCTCGTACTCCGGCCCCCACTTGAACTGGAACCCGGAGGGCACGGCGGCGCCCgtcgccgcctccgccgcctccccgcTCGCCTCCGAGTCCCCGGACCGCGCCTACAGGCCCACCAACCACGAGAGAGAACgggtggaggcggcggaggcggcgcaGACTCAGGAGGTGGTGATGAGGCAGAAGCCCCCCACCGGGCGGAGGAACGCCCACGGCGTGCGGAACCCCCACTACGCCCTGGCCATGGACGGGCTGGAaccctctctgttttctcccgACCCCAAagactccgcctcctccaccccgggCTCCGCAGGAGACGCGGCCCCGCGCAAACCAAACGGCAGCCTGGCCCCCCTCCCCATCGAGGACGACTCTCTGGCCTCCATCCCGTTCATAG ACGAGCCAACCAGCCCCGGCGCTGACTTGCGCGCCCGCCACGTGCCGGCGTCCTCCGTGGTGTCCAGCGGCATGACTTCTGCGCCCGCCGTGGCCACCAGCCCCGCCTCCCCCACCTTCACCTTTCCCCTCACTAGGCTCTTCTCACACGACTGCA GCAGTATTAAATCCAGTCGCCGTTCCTCCTATCTTCTAGCCATCACCGCCGAGCGCTCAAAGTCATGTGACGAGGGACTCAACACGTTCAGGGAGGAGGGACGCATCCT GAGACTTCCTAAACGAGTGAAGAGCTTCTTCACAGACGGG tctCTGGACAACCTGGGGACGGCGGAGGAGGTCCGCTCCAAGCGCCACTCCACGTCGGAGCTGGGAAACATCACGTACAGCGACGTGCGGCGGGAGGGATGGCTGCACTTCAAACAGATCCTGACCGAGAAGGGCAAG AAGGTGGGCAGCGGCATGCGTCCGTGGAAGCGGGTCTTTTCGGTCCTCCGCTCCCACTCGCTGTTCCTCTACAAGGACAAGCGGGAGGCGGTGCTCCGCGGCGCCACCATCGGCGGCTCGGCCGAGGACGAGCAGCCCATCAGCATCCGCGGCTGCCTGGTGGACATCGCCTACAGCGAGACCAAGCGCAAGCACGCCCTCCGGCTCACCACCCAGGACTTCTGCGAGTACCtgctgcaggcggaggaccgcgaGGACATGCTGGACTGGATCAAGGTCATCAGGGAGAACAGCAAGACCGACagcgag GAGCTCGGATTTTCCAGACAGGCGCTGATCAATAAGAAGCTGAATGATTACAGGAAGCAAAG TCCAACGGCCGGAAAGCCGGACTCGTCTCCCCGGATGCCGCGCATGAAGCCGCCGTTCCTCCTCAACAAGACGGAAAACGCTGCCGGAGCTCCGCGATCCCCGAAACCAGAGGGTAAAG AGGAGAGCAGCCCGCCCAAGTCTCCGTGGGGAATCAACATcatgaagaagacgaagaaggcGGGGCCCAAAGCCTTCGGCGTGCGGTTAGAGGAGTGTCAGCCCGGAGCCAACAACAAG TTCATCCCCATGATCGTGGAGATCTGCTGCGGCCTTGTGGAGGAGATGGGCCTGGAGTACACCGGGATCTACCGGGTCCCCGGGAACAACGCGCTGGTgtcgctgctgcaggagcagctcaaCAAGGGCGTCGACATCAACCCGGCCGAGGAG AAGTGGCAGGACCTCAACGTCGTCAGCAGTTTGCTCAAGTCCTTCTTCAGGAAACTTCCGGAGCCGCTCTTCACGAACG ACAAGTACAACGACTTCATCGACGCCAATCGGATGGAAAACGCGTCAGAGCGACTGAAGACCATGAAGAAACTC ATTCGAGACCTCCCCGATCATTACTACCACACTCTGAAGTTCCTGGTCTGTCACTTGAAGACGGTCGCCGACAACTCCGACAAAAACAAG ATGGAGCCTCGGAACCTGGCTCTGGTCTTCGGCCCCACGCTGGTTCGGACGTCCGAGGACAACATGAAAGACATGGTGACGCACATGCCCGACCGCTACAAGATCGTGGAAACGCTCATCCAACAC TGCGACTGGTTTTTCACCGAGGAGTCGGACAAGGATGAGAAG ACGCCGGTGGACACGGAGGACGTGCAGCCCGTCCCCAACATCGACCACCTGCTGTCCAACATCGGCCGGACCGCCCTGCTCGGGGAGGCCTCAG ACTCAACCAACAGTGACTCTGCGAAATCAAAG GGGTCGTGGGGGTCAAAGAAGGACCTGACGGCCAAGGACTTCCTGACTCTGTCCATCATGTCTGCCGTCACCGGGCGCAAGCGCAGGAAGCGCCACAACGCCCGCCGCGTGGGCAGCAGCACCGACGACGACTCCGAGCACGAGCCCGGCAAGGCGGGGCGACTGggggccgaggaggaggaggaggaggaggaggaggaagaggaggcggagtcGCCGGTGGGAGACACGGCTCCTCGcgcagagggagaggaggacgaggaagacgaggaagaagaggaggaggaggacgaggatgaggaaGTCGTAGAAGGCGGAACGAaagaggaggtggaagaggaggcggcgccggcggcggctgCCGGTCCGCCCCGCcgcaaagaggaagaggaggcgggaGGAAGGCCGGCGGCCGTGCTGCtgtcggaggaggagggccCGGCAGAGGGGAAGGGGCCGCGGTGGCGAGCGCCGGACGACGCCCGCTCCATCGTGTCCGGCTACTCCACCCTGTCCACGCTGGGGCGGAGCCTGGGctcggaggggaggggggacgaCGCGGACGACGAGCACAGCGAGCTGGTGAGCGAGACGGACAACGAGAGCGGCTTCGCCTCGCGCTCGCTCACCCAGGAGAGACCCGACAAGACGCCCGCCAGCGCCCCGCCCCCGGCCGCCGGCGCCCCGCCCCCACGCAGCTTCCTCTACACTCACTGCAAACCCCCCGCGGTCACGCCCGCCGggccccccgccccgcccgccgCTCTCACGGTCACTCCGGACGGCGGCGAGGGCGGCGCCCGCTCCGCCACGCCGTCGTCCTCGTccttctcctcgtcctccgcctCCCAGCGGCTCCACTCCCGCCCCTCCTTCAACTCCCACAAGCTCATCCAGTGCGACACGCTGGCCCGCAAGAAGGCCAAGGCCCgctccctggacctgctggagctgtcgggggcggggccgggagAGGGCGGGGCCAGCCCGGGCCAGGAGCCCGCccccagagggaggagggacgcCTCCAGGACCAACCCCTCCTCGGGCAGCAGCCAGGAGAGCCTGCGTCCGGCCCGGCCCCGagcggccccgccccccagcgAGGCCGCCTCCTTCGCCCCCGCCGGCCCGGCGGGCGGCCGCTCCCTCGCCGAGCAGGTGCGCGCCCGCCTGCTGGGCTCGGCCGACGACCTGCGCAGCGTGGGGCTGCGGAAGCCGCTGTCGCCCGAGACGCGCAGGAAGAGGCGGGCGTGGCGCCGGCACACCGTGGTGGCCTCCCCCACCGAGGCGTCGGAGAAGAGGCCCCCCCTCGCCGTCACCGAGTTCCCCCTGTCCCCCGTCGCCGCCGGCCAGGGCAAAGCCGGGCCCGACCACGGGCCGGCCGGGCGTCAGGTGCCCCCCTCTCGCTTCCACCAGTACCTGTGA
- the arhgap23a gene encoding rho GTPase-activating protein 23 isoform X7 has protein sequence MEQAKGRRDGLSSASDNPRPPMATRPGREGVGMGWKGPRTLVLHKNSQGFGFTLRHFIVYPPESALHTNLKDEENGNGKGCEKGRLEPMDTIFVKNVRDKGPAHQAGLCTGDRLVKVNGESVLGKTYSQVIALIQNSESVLELSIMPKDEDVLQLVSAYSQDAYLTGNEPYAGGAENLPPPPPLCYPRAKTTPLVGSPLSAPMGQNQLDNWSRWPGSSSPSSPLDNRSAVGSPASWQEGRAGEPGGVGHSSPAHRTEEIQYGMTSQQPQGQTRGRSYSSSSSSGGPLSSPLQVHYPNHHGGSSSQAPPRKSGPAWTSPPLPQVGHGRSERCQQALSDWYYSQQPERPGRSMQTRHRSYSQDRLIDSRRQQQRSGAWPHSASQDTLLLLQQSGPGPQGEPYWSYGDWEGGPGRGQQVSSYTRTRSENLLAQYDRHGRSLETLDRAAAGLVSPRFERPSWHQQASQPPPRTDVYPRPGGHFSAAQAAPPPPLRHSQPHSKHHAQAPPQPQQAAPQSRRLPAGQSVDDQPVGYRSYSPSFYRKTGRIMQQAHSFRDPSYSGPHLNWNPEGTAAPVAASAASPLASESPDRAYRPTNHERERVEAAEAAQTQEVVMRQKPPTGRRNAHGVRNPHYALAMDGLEPSLFSPDPKDSASSTPGSAGDAAPRKPNGSLAPLPIEDDSLASIPFIDEPTSPGADLRARHVPASSVVSSGMTSAPAVATSPASPTFTFPLTRLFSHDCSSIKSSRRSSYLLAITAERSKSCDEGLNTFREEGRILRLPKRVKSFFTDGSLDNLGTAEEVRSKRHSTSELGNITYSDVRREGWLHFKQILTEKGKKVGSGMRPWKRVFSVLRSHSLFLYKDKREAVLRGATIGGSAEDEQPISIRGCLVDIAYSETKRKHALRLTTQDFCEYLLQAEDREDMLDWIKVIRENSKTDSEELGFSRQALINKKLNDYRKQSPTAGKPDSSPRMPRMKPPFLLNKTENAAGAPRSPKPEGKEESSPPKSPWGINIMKKTKKAGPKAFGVRLEECQPGANNKFIPMIVEICCGLVEEMGLEYTGIYRVPGNNALVSLLQEQLNKGVDINPAEEKWQDLNVVSSLLKSFFRKLPEPLFTNDKYNDFIDANRMENASERLKTMKKLIRDLPDHYYHTLKFLVCHLKTVADNSDKNKMEPRNLALVFGPTLVRTSEDNMKDMVTHMPDRYKIVETLIQHCDWFFTEESDKDEKTPVDTEDVQPVPNIDHLLSNIGRTALLGEASDSTNSDSAKSKGSWGSKKDLTAKDFLTLSIMSAVTGRKRRKRHNARRVGSSTDDDSEHEPGKAGRLGAEEEEEEEEEEEEAESPVGDTAPRAEGEEDEEDEEEEEEEDEDEEVVEGGTKEEVEEEAAPAAAAGPPRRKEEEEAGGRPAAVLLSEEEGPAEGKGPRWRAPDDARSIVSGYSTLSTLGRSLGSEGRGDDADDEHSELVSETDNESGFASRSLTQERPDKTPASAPPPAAGAPPPRSFLYTHCKPPAVTPAGPPAPPAALTVTPDGGEGGARSATPSSSSFSSSSASQRLHSRPSFNSHKLIQCDTLARKKAKARSLDLLELSGAGPGEGGASPGQEPAPRGRRDASRTNPSSGSSQESLRPARPRAAPPPSEAASFAPAGPAGGRSLAEQVRARLLGSADDLRSVGLRKPLSPETRRKRRAWRRHTVVASPTEASEKRPPLAVTEFPLSPVAAGQGKAGPDHGPAGRQVPPSRFHQYL, from the exons ACTTCATCGTTTACCCTCCAGAGTCCGCCCTGCACACCAACCTCAAG GATGAGGAGAACGGGAACGGGAAGG GGTGTGAGAAAGGTCGCCTGGAGCCGATGGACACCATATTTGTGAAGAATGTCAGGGACAAAGGTCCGGCCCACCAGGCGGGCCTGTGCACAG GGGACCGGCTGGTGAAGGTGAACGGGGAGAGCGTTCTGGGGAAGACGTACTCGCAGGTGATCGCCCTCATTCAGAACAG TGAGAGTGTGCTGGAGCTCTCCATTATGCCAAAAGACGAAGACGTGCTTCAGTTGGTAAGT GCGTACTCCCAGGATGCCTACCTGACGGGGAACGAGCCCTACGCCGGGGGAGCGGAGAacctcccgccgccgcctcccttATGTTACCCCCGCGCCAAGACCACGCCCCTGGTCGGATCCCCCCTGTCGGCGCCCATGGGCCAGAACCAGCTGGATAACTGGAGTCGCTGGCCAGGCTCTTCCAGCCCCTCGTCACCTCTGGACAACCGCTCCGCCGTGGGCAGCCCCGCCAGCTGGCAGGAGGGGCGAGCGGGCGAGCCCGGCGGCGTGGGCCACAGCAGTCCGGCCCACCGCACGGAGGAGATCCAGTACGGCATGACCAGCCAGCAGCCTCAGGGCCAGACCAGGGGGCGCTCctactcttcctcctcgtcctcgggaGGCCCTCTGTCCAGCCCGCTGCAGGTCCACTACCCCAACCACCATGGCGGCAGCTCCTCGCAGGCTCCGCCGCGCAAGTCGGGCCCGGCGTGGACCAGCCCGCCGCTCCCTCAGGTGGGCCACGGCCGCAGCGAGCGCTGCCAGCAGGCCCTCTCCGACTGGTACTACAGCCAGCAGCCCGAGCGCCCGGGCCGCAGCATGCAGACCCGGCACCGCAGCTACTCCCAGGACCGCCTCATCGACTcccgccgccagcagcagcggtCGGGCGCCTGGCCGCACAGCGCCTCCCAGgacaccctgctgctgctgcagcagtccgGGCCCGGTCCGCAGGGGGAGCCCTACTGGTCCTACGGAGACTGGGAGGGGGGCCCGGGCAGGGGCCAGCAGGTCTCCAGCTACACACGGACGCGCTCGGAGAACCTCCTGGCCCAGTACGACCGCCACGGCCGCTCGCTGGAGACGTTGGACCGGGCGGCAGCTGGCCTGGTCTCGCCTCGGTTCGAGAGGCCGTCGTGGCACCAGCAGGCCTCCCAGCCTCCCCCGAGGACAGACGTCTACCCTCGGCCGGGGGGCCACTTCAGCGCGGCGCaggccgcgccgccgccgccgctccggcacTCCCAGccccactccaaacaccacgCCCAGGCCCCCCCGCAGCCCCAGCAGGCGGCGCCGCAGAGCCGGCGGCTTCCCGCGGGGCAGAGCGTGGACGACCAGCCGGTGGGCTACCGCAGCTACAGCCCCTCGTTCTACCGCAAGACGGGCCGCATCATGCAGCAGGCTCACTCCTTCAGGGACCCCTCGTACTCCGGCCCCCACTTGAACTGGAACCCGGAGGGCACGGCGGCGCCCgtcgccgcctccgccgcctccccgcTCGCCTCCGAGTCCCCGGACCGCGCCTACAGGCCCACCAACCACGAGAGAGAACgggtggaggcggcggaggcggcgcaGACTCAGGAGGTGGTGATGAGGCAGAAGCCCCCCACCGGGCGGAGGAACGCCCACGGCGTGCGGAACCCCCACTACGCCCTGGCCATGGACGGGCTGGAaccctctctgttttctcccgACCCCAAagactccgcctcctccaccccgggCTCCGCAGGAGACGCGGCCCCGCGCAAACCAAACGGCAGCCTGGCCCCCCTCCCCATCGAGGACGACTCTCTGGCCTCCATCCCGTTCATAG ACGAGCCAACCAGCCCCGGCGCTGACTTGCGCGCCCGCCACGTGCCGGCGTCCTCCGTGGTGTCCAGCGGCATGACTTCTGCGCCCGCCGTGGCCACCAGCCCCGCCTCCCCCACCTTCACCTTTCCCCTCACTAGGCTCTTCTCACACGACTGCA GCAGTATTAAATCCAGTCGCCGTTCCTCCTATCTTCTAGCCATCACCGCCGAGCGCTCAAAGTCATGTGACGAGGGACTCAACACGTTCAGGGAGGAGGGACGCATCCT GAGACTTCCTAAACGAGTGAAGAGCTTCTTCACAGACGGG tctCTGGACAACCTGGGGACGGCGGAGGAGGTCCGCTCCAAGCGCCACTCCACGTCGGAGCTGGGAAACATCACGTACAGCGACGTGCGGCGGGAGGGATGGCTGCACTTCAAACAGATCCTGACCGAGAAGGGCAAG AAGGTGGGCAGCGGCATGCGTCCGTGGAAGCGGGTCTTTTCGGTCCTCCGCTCCCACTCGCTGTTCCTCTACAAGGACAAGCGGGAGGCGGTGCTCCGCGGCGCCACCATCGGCGGCTCGGCCGAGGACGAGCAGCCCATCAGCATCCGCGGCTGCCTGGTGGACATCGCCTACAGCGAGACCAAGCGCAAGCACGCCCTCCGGCTCACCACCCAGGACTTCTGCGAGTACCtgctgcaggcggaggaccgcgaGGACATGCTGGACTGGATCAAGGTCATCAGGGAGAACAGCAAGACCGACagcgag GAGCTCGGATTTTCCAGACAGGCGCTGATCAATAAGAAGCTGAATGATTACAGGAAGCAAAG TCCAACGGCCGGAAAGCCGGACTCGTCTCCCCGGATGCCGCGCATGAAGCCGCCGTTCCTCCTCAACAAGACGGAAAACGCTGCCGGAGCTCCGCGATCCCCGAAACCAGAGGGTAAAG AGGAGAGCAGCCCGCCCAAGTCTCCGTGGGGAATCAACATcatgaagaagacgaagaaggcGGGGCCCAAAGCCTTCGGCGTGCGGTTAGAGGAGTGTCAGCCCGGAGCCAACAACAAG TTCATCCCCATGATCGTGGAGATCTGCTGCGGCCTTGTGGAGGAGATGGGCCTGGAGTACACCGGGATCTACCGGGTCCCCGGGAACAACGCGCTGGTgtcgctgctgcaggagcagctcaaCAAGGGCGTCGACATCAACCCGGCCGAGGAG AAGTGGCAGGACCTCAACGTCGTCAGCAGTTTGCTCAAGTCCTTCTTCAGGAAACTTCCGGAGCCGCTCTTCACGAACG ACAAGTACAACGACTTCATCGACGCCAATCGGATGGAAAACGCGTCAGAGCGACTGAAGACCATGAAGAAACTC ATTCGAGACCTCCCCGATCATTACTACCACACTCTGAAGTTCCTGGTCTGTCACTTGAAGACGGTCGCCGACAACTCCGACAAAAACAAG ATGGAGCCTCGGAACCTGGCTCTGGTCTTCGGCCCCACGCTGGTTCGGACGTCCGAGGACAACATGAAAGACATGGTGACGCACATGCCCGACCGCTACAAGATCGTGGAAACGCTCATCCAACAC TGCGACTGGTTTTTCACCGAGGAGTCGGACAAGGATGAGAAG ACGCCGGTGGACACGGAGGACGTGCAGCCCGTCCCCAACATCGACCACCTGCTGTCCAACATCGGCCGGACCGCCCTGCTCGGGGAGGCCTCAG ACTCAACCAACAGTGACTCTGCGAAATCAAAG GGGTCGTGGGGGTCAAAGAAGGACCTGACGGCCAAGGACTTCCTGACTCTGTCCATCATGTCTGCCGTCACCGGGCGCAAGCGCAGGAAGCGCCACAACGCCCGCCGCGTGGGCAGCAGCACCGACGACGACTCCGAGCACGAGCCCGGCAAGGCGGGGCGACTGggggccgaggaggaggaggaggaggaggaggaggaagaggaggcggagtcGCCGGTGGGAGACACGGCTCCTCGcgcagagggagaggaggacgaggaagacgaggaagaagaggaggaggaggacgaggatgaggaaGTCGTAGAAGGCGGAACGAaagaggaggtggaagaggaggcggcgccggcggcggctgCCGGTCCGCCCCGCcgcaaagaggaagaggaggcgggaGGAAGGCCGGCGGCCGTGCTGCtgtcggaggaggagggccCGGCAGAGGGGAAGGGGCCGCGGTGGCGAGCGCCGGACGACGCCCGCTCCATCGTGTCCGGCTACTCCACCCTGTCCACGCTGGGGCGGAGCCTGGGctcggaggggaggggggacgaCGCGGACGACGAGCACAGCGAGCTGGTGAGCGAGACGGACAACGAGAGCGGCTTCGCCTCGCGCTCGCTCACCCAGGAGAGACCCGACAAGACGCCCGCCAGCGCCCCGCCCCCGGCCGCCGGCGCCCCGCCCCCACGCAGCTTCCTCTACACTCACTGCAAACCCCCCGCGGTCACGCCCGCCGggccccccgccccgcccgccgCTCTCACGGTCACTCCGGACGGCGGCGAGGGCGGCGCCCGCTCCGCCACGCCGTCGTCCTCGTccttctcctcgtcctccgcctCCCAGCGGCTCCACTCCCGCCCCTCCTTCAACTCCCACAAGCTCATCCAGTGCGACACGCTGGCCCGCAAGAAGGCCAAGGCCCgctccctggacctgctggagctgtcgggggcggggccgggagAGGGCGGGGCCAGCCCGGGCCAGGAGCCCGCccccagagggaggagggacgcCTCCAGGACCAACCCCTCCTCGGGCAGCAGCCAGGAGAGCCTGCGTCCGGCCCGGCCCCGagcggccccgccccccagcgAGGCCGCCTCCTTCGCCCCCGCCGGCCCGGCGGGCGGCCGCTCCCTCGCCGAGCAGGTGCGCGCCCGCCTGCTGGGCTCGGCCGACGACCTGCGCAGCGTGGGGCTGCGGAAGCCGCTGTCGCCCGAGACGCGCAGGAAGAGGCGGGCGTGGCGCCGGCACACCGTGGTGGCCTCCCCCACCGAGGCGTCGGAGAAGAGGCCCCCCCTCGCCGTCACCGAGTTCCCCCTGTCCCCCGTCGCCGCCGGCCAGGGCAAAGCCGGGCCCGACCACGGGCCGGCCGGGCGTCAGGTGCCCCCCTCTCGCTTCCACCAGTACCTGTGA